A window of the Chloroflexus sp. Y-396-1 genome harbors these coding sequences:
- a CDS encoding PAS domain-containing protein: protein MKCSNPGIITHCIGRRGTTRRITIEPPTRSTAEENLRAIVSHDADGAIIVDSSGVVRFLNSAAERLLDRHGAELHGQVFGFPLVVGERAEVEVLRPNGEFAVAEMRVLSIVWEGQDALLITLRDVTFERQAETALREAEEFSITILNSLTNEIVVLDEQGKIVAVNEAWLRFGREHGITDLAAISVGADYFAACAVDKTLTGGIDVLQGLQDVLAGNKEEFSCEYELPTSAGTRWFALRAVPLRGKRRGIVISHTDITEQRRAAQLAAEAEMLREQVRQMERELTNVDALSRPEDAVRSRLSSLRQRLPEVFEYALHRYGSLLDEALQSRIHRTQLPPRALRELGEFLGSGWATPRDLIDIHLQAIRQRSAQSPPKKLQAYVEEGRLLLLELMGHLASFYRSLAIGELASRPPEQ from the coding sequence ATGAAGTGCAGCAATCCGGGCATTATTACACACTGCATTGGCAGACGCGGTACGACGAGGAGGATCACTATCGAACCGCCGACCCGCTCAACAGCCGAAGAAAATCTACGCGCCATCGTTAGTCATGATGCTGACGGAGCAATCATTGTTGATAGCAGTGGCGTGGTGCGGTTTTTAAACAGTGCCGCTGAACGTCTTCTTGATCGCCATGGCGCTGAACTCCATGGGCAAGTTTTTGGCTTTCCGCTGGTGGTCGGTGAACGAGCGGAAGTTGAAGTTTTGCGTCCAAACGGTGAATTTGCGGTCGCCGAAATGAGGGTCTTGTCGATTGTTTGGGAAGGACAGGATGCACTGCTCATTACCCTACGCGATGTTACCTTTGAGCGTCAGGCCGAAACAGCCTTACGCGAGGCGGAAGAGTTTAGTATTACCATTCTCAATTCGCTGACGAATGAAATTGTTGTCCTTGATGAGCAGGGTAAGATTGTGGCAGTGAATGAGGCCTGGCTGCGGTTTGGGCGCGAGCACGGCATTACCGATCTGGCTGCGATCAGTGTGGGAGCTGATTATTTTGCTGCCTGTGCGGTAGACAAAACGTTAACCGGTGGCATAGATGTACTGCAAGGGTTGCAGGATGTATTAGCAGGGAATAAAGAGGAATTTTCCTGCGAGTATGAACTCCCTACCTCAGCCGGAACACGCTGGTTCGCCCTGCGTGCGGTGCCGCTACGCGGGAAACGACGCGGTATTGTCATTTCTCACACCGACATTACCGAACAACGGCGAGCAGCGCAGCTCGCTGCCGAAGCTGAAATGCTACGCGAACAGGTACGACAGATGGAGCGCGAGCTGACCAATGTTGATGCGCTCTCGCGACCCGAAGATGCAGTACGTTCGCGTTTGAGTTCACTACGCCAGCGGCTGCCCGAGGTCTTCGAGTATGCGTTGCATCGCTATGGATCACTGTTAGATGAAGCACTGCAAAGTCGGATTCATCGTACCCAGTTGCCACCGCGTGCATTACGTGAATTGGGTGAATTTCTCGGTTCCGGATGGGCCACCCCACGCGATCTGATCGATATTCATTTGCAGGCTATCCGGCAGCGGAGCGCACAGAGTCCACCGAAAAAACTACAAGCCTACGTTGAAGAGGGCCGTTTACTTTTGCTAGAATTAATGGGACATTTAGCATCATTTTATCGATCACTTGCGATTGGTGAATTAGCTTCTCGTCCTCCAGAGCAATAG
- a CDS encoding phasin family protein → MTTVEEIEVNVRQIDEKPPVNPSVQVFEIVRKLILAGIGAFALSREEAEAFLNRLVERGELAQKDAQKLFEEAMESFRKTAMPQSDQVQTNLNNLAAQFETSFEQFLNRLNIPSKRDIDELSAKIAQLALRVEELRRAQETPARNRTRGEAKEEGAEK, encoded by the coding sequence ATGACGACTGTAGAAGAAATTGAGGTCAATGTCCGCCAAATCGACGAGAAGCCACCCGTCAATCCGAGTGTCCAGGTGTTTGAGATCGTTCGTAAGCTCATACTGGCTGGCATTGGCGCTTTTGCGCTCAGCCGTGAAGAAGCGGAAGCCTTCCTGAATCGGCTAGTTGAGCGTGGTGAGTTGGCCCAGAAAGACGCCCAGAAGCTGTTTGAGGAGGCAATGGAGAGCTTCCGCAAGACGGCTATGCCACAGTCGGATCAGGTACAGACCAATCTGAACAATCTGGCGGCCCAGTTTGAAACCAGCTTTGAGCAATTTCTTAATCGGCTCAACATTCCTTCCAAACGTGACATTGATGAGCTAAGCGCCAAGATTGCTCAGTTGGCCTTGCGTGTAGAAGAGCTCCGTCGGGCTCAGGAGACGCCCGCTCGCAACCGCACGCGGGGTGAGGCAAAGGAAGAGGGCGCCGAGAAGTAG
- the kaiC gene encoding circadian clock protein KaiC — protein sequence MCADHIERLPTGITGFDHIANGGLPKGRTTLVSGTAGSAKTVFAAQFLAAGIKRGEPGVFVTFEETPEALRRNMLGFGWDIARWEAEGKWAFVDVSPQPEEEIVELGTYDLGALLARIEHAVRSIGAVRLSLDSLGAIFTRLNDTRVVRNELLRIVSTLRRLGVTAVLTAERTQEYGEIARYGVEEFVSDDVVILRNLLEDEKRRRTVEILKFRGTSHQKGSFPFTVIPGEGIHVIPLSAIELKQRSSNVRTTSGNAELDRMCGGGFFRDSIVLVSGATGTGKTLMATTFMAAGVRQKERSLLFAFEESRDQLFRNAIGWGIDFEQMERDGLLRVVCNYPEVTSLEDQLIFMKAEIERFRPQRVAVDSLSALERVSTVKGFREFVIGLTSFIKHQEMAGLYTSTTPTLLGGSSITEAHISTITDSIILLRYVELFGEMRRGLTVLKMRGSSHDKDIREFTIDSRGMHIGRPFRNISGILSGQFTHIAPSEIERLSAMFRDEEGTETAETN from the coding sequence GTGTGCGCTGATCACATCGAACGTCTGCCAACCGGGATCACCGGTTTTGATCATATTGCCAACGGTGGTTTACCGAAAGGGCGCACAACCCTTGTTTCGGGCACCGCTGGCAGCGCCAAGACAGTCTTTGCTGCCCAGTTTCTGGCTGCCGGTATTAAACGAGGCGAGCCAGGTGTGTTCGTCACCTTTGAAGAGACACCCGAAGCACTGCGCCGCAATATGCTCGGCTTTGGCTGGGATATTGCCCGCTGGGAGGCAGAAGGGAAATGGGCGTTTGTCGATGTTTCGCCACAACCTGAAGAGGAGATCGTTGAACTGGGTACTTACGATCTGGGTGCATTGCTGGCGCGAATCGAGCATGCGGTACGCAGCATCGGTGCCGTTCGCCTTTCGCTCGACTCGCTTGGGGCAATTTTTACCCGCCTGAACGATACGCGGGTGGTACGCAACGAGTTGCTTCGGATTGTCAGTACCCTCCGTCGTCTCGGTGTAACGGCAGTGTTAACTGCCGAACGAACGCAAGAGTATGGTGAGATCGCTCGCTACGGTGTGGAAGAATTCGTCTCTGACGACGTGGTGATTCTGCGCAACTTGCTTGAAGATGAGAAACGACGACGCACGGTTGAGATTCTCAAGTTCCGTGGTACGTCTCACCAGAAAGGCAGCTTTCCCTTCACCGTCATTCCCGGCGAAGGTATTCATGTGATTCCTCTGTCGGCAATTGAGCTGAAGCAACGCTCCTCAAACGTCCGTACAACCTCTGGGAATGCCGAACTGGATCGAATGTGTGGCGGCGGTTTCTTCCGCGATTCCATTGTATTGGTGAGTGGCGCAACCGGTACCGGTAAGACGCTGATGGCAACCACCTTTATGGCAGCCGGGGTACGCCAGAAAGAACGCTCCCTGTTGTTTGCGTTTGAGGAGAGTCGTGATCAACTCTTCCGCAATGCTATCGGGTGGGGGATCGATTTCGAGCAGATGGAACGCGATGGTCTCTTGCGGGTCGTCTGTAATTACCCCGAAGTGACCAGTCTTGAAGATCAGTTGATCTTTATGAAAGCGGAAATCGAGCGCTTTCGACCGCAGCGGGTGGCCGTTGATAGTCTGTCAGCCCTCGAACGTGTCTCGACAGTGAAGGGATTCCGCGAGTTCGTCATTGGGCTGACCTCGTTTATCAAGCATCAAGAGATGGCAGGCCTCTATACCTCAACGACCCCTACGCTGCTCGGAGGTTCATCTATCACCGAAGCCCATATTTCGACGATTACCGACTCAATTATTCTGTTGCGTTATGTTGAGCTATTCGGGGAGATGCGTCGCGGATTAACGGTCTTGAAAATGCGTGGATCGAGCCATGACAAAGATATTCGCGAGTTTACCATCGATAGTCGTGGGATGCACATCGGCCGACCATTCCGCAATATCTCCGGTATTCTGTCGGGCCAGTTCACGCATATTGCACCGAGTGAGATTGAACGGTTAAGCGCAATGTTCCGTGATGAGGAAGGGACGGAAACAGCGGAAACGAACTAA
- a CDS encoding circadian clock KaiB family protein, giving the protein MSKIVLHLYIAGQTPRAERAINTLRQMLEHDLAGYECELTIIDVLADPQQAEDQKILATPTLIKSSPPPYRRVIGDLSSVVDLLNVLNLPPKTGSSMINKE; this is encoded by the coding sequence GTGAGTAAAATTGTTTTGCATCTCTACATTGCCGGTCAGACACCACGCGCTGAACGAGCGATTAACACGCTACGCCAGATGCTAGAACACGATCTGGCCGGCTATGAATGTGAACTGACAATTATTGATGTGTTGGCCGATCCACAGCAGGCAGAAGATCAAAAAATCCTGGCAACACCGACTCTGATAAAGAGTTCGCCACCGCCGTATCGACGGGTTATTGGCGATCTATCGAGTGTTGTCGATCTCCTAAATGTACTGAATTTGCCGCCAAAGACAGGTTCATCAATGATAAACAAGGAGTAA